The genomic region TTGGCACGGCTGCAGACAAAATCAACAATTCAAACGGTACGCCGACAAAAATTATCCTTGAGTTATGGGACGAAACGGCGGGCTATACACAAGGCACGGATTCCGCTTTTGCAAAAGTCAATATTACTACGCTTTTTGAAGCTATCGATACTAAACCGCCGACGGTGGTCATTCTCCCGTTCCATTGGAACAGCGAAAACGATAACTCACTATACGAAAACAAACGCGCCAACGGACATGTGGAAATCGCAAAGATTAACAGTTTAGGTAACGATCACTCTTCCGTTTCGGGTAAAGTTACCCTACGTGGTTTTGCGTATGACAATGTTAAAATCGATTCAATTACGGCTGAGGTATCCGGTAAAACACTGACGGCTACGCTTTCCGGCAGCGGCTCTACTTGGACGGCGGGAACAATAACTTCGGCAGATGGTATCGTATTAACCGTGGAAAAACTCGGTGCCGACTATCTTGGCTATTATGTCGCATGGAAGCTTGATTGGGACACTGAAAAAGCGGGCGTAGGGCTTGCGAAAGACATTAAAGTAACGGCTAACGATGGAACAACGACATTTTCCGATACCGGAGTGACTACAGCAAAAACAACAGGCGTTACCCGGAGCGAAAAAAGATCTGCAGAAAACGCTGTTTTCGCAAATAAGAAGCCGGGACAGTTCGTTGTGTTTACAAAAGGCGAAACGCAGTACCTTACACGTATAAGAAGCGTAACAGGCAATAAGGTAATGCTTGAAGATGACGTCCCCACTGAGGCAAATACGGTTTCTATGTACGCTTATACTGCAAACGAGCCGAAAACAACGGTAAACGTTGTGCCGTATATAACGGAGATAGTAACAGGATTAACAAGTGCAGACAGCGGATTTAAAGGTGCTTTCTCACGTGCATCGACCGGCGAATATCCGGTACGGCAAAAGGAAAAGATTAAGATAACCGGCTTTAATCTGAGCGGGGCTAGCTATAAGCTTAACGGAGTGGCACTAACAGGAACTACAGATTATGAAATTAAGCCTGCGCACTCTACCGGCGAGCTTGTTGCGACGGTCAGTTCCGTAGAATCTATCAACAACAAGGTTAATGTTTCCAAGCCGTATAACATTGAAGCAAACAATATGAATAATGATGTGCTTACGGCAAATCGTAAGCTCTTTGTGTGGGAAACGAAAGAATTGATCAACAATGCCGCATTGGAAAGTCCGCAGTTTGTGATGGATAAAGATTCAAAATACTATTTGACGTATGGTAATTTAAAAAGTTTTGGTAGTAATGGCGATGCTATGAGATTGTCAACTAAGATTAATGGAATAGAAAATAATGACTGGGAAAAGTGTTACAGTAAATACCATAACACTGTCATTGCTTATGACGAAAGCGGAAAACCCTATCTCGGTGCAACAAATACGGATAGAGCTAGCGACAGCACGGCTTTTACGCTCTTTTTCCAAGAAGCGCAAGTAGGAGCATACGCTTATTCTACTAATGGGCAAAAACGTCGTCTTGAAAATTCTAATAATGCAATTAGAGGAGTATATGATGTAAACCGTGTACAAATTCCAAAAATGGCGGTTAGAGGCCGTGGTACATCCTCTAATCCTGCAAGGTTGGCGCTCGTGTATTTTGATAAAAATGTTGCAAATGATGCTCCCGTGAAATTCCGTTACGGTACGGTAAAATCGTCAACCAATGTTACAGGAGGATTGAGCTATAATATTGAACCGGATGGCAGTGGTGCACAGCCGAATAATTCGGGTTCGGCAAAAGGTTATGAAGTCGTTGCAAACAAAAGCTCAACCTATAAGGGAGGCGGATATGCAGCTGTAGGACTTACTTCCAACAATAGGGCTATTGTTGTATGGTACGATGCGTCGCATTCACAATTGATATATAGCTATCGCGATATGGGTACTGGCAGTTATACAGAGCCGACGGATTCTGATAGGTTTACAAGTCAATGGCAGAATCATGCAGTTGTTATCGACAGCGGAGCTCCGCTTTATGTAGACCTCGTTGTCGATGATCAAGATGGTGTTCACATCGGGTACTATTCAGGCAGCAATAACGGCGTTCGTTATGCATACCTTGCACCCGCAAAGGTGAAAGGGTCAAGTAAGCCGAACACCGGCGATTTTAAAATTGCAACGGTTGATACGTATATGAACCCGGGCTCTTACCTTAAAATAGGCGTGCGCAAAGAAAACAACAAGCAAGTGCCATATGTAAGTTACTATCATAACGGCTTTTTTGGATCAGCAAATGCAGCTCGTATTGCCTGGCTTAAAGACGGTATTGCTTCTGCCGCCGATGTTAAAAACGGCGTTGAGAATGGTAAGTTTACCGGTAATTGGGTGGTTATGACCGTGCCGGCAAGTAACGGTATTCAGCAGTATACAATTTGTCAGGGTGTACCTACTGGCGGTATTTATCAGGATAAGGTTATCGCCGCATACTTTACAAATGCGAATTATGAGATGGCGGTGCTGACTAAGAATTGACATTCTTGTCAATTCTTAGACACGAGATTTGTGCACAAGCACAAATCTCGCTACTGCATGGAACCTCCGCCGTCCGTGGCAAGTTCAAAAATTGACCTCCTTGTCAATTTTTGAACGCGAATTTTGGCAAAGCCAAAATATCGCTACTGCTGAGAACCACCGCCATCCGCGGCGGGGATGATTGAAAGCCCGGTAGGCAGCACTTGCCGGCTGTTTTATATGAAAGGTGCAGGGTTCCGAGTCGTTCGGATAAAAGGGTTGGCAAAAGTGAAAAAGTAAGGGATAATACAGGGGGGGTATGATAACGGACGGTGTGTTGTACTGCGAGGAGGAAAAGATGATAGTAAGCGGTAATAATGAGTTACGGGAAGTTTTAGGAATCTCTGCTGATGAAGAAAGAGATATTATAAACTTTCTGCAAGGTGCAGTGTATTGTTGGTGTAAAAATAGAAAAAATGAATGGTTCTCTCTACGTGATTTAATGGGAGGTGATAATTATTACTGGAACGATACACCTATGATTAAATTATGGGAAAAGCATAGTAATTTAAAAAAAGCTGATCCTGTTGATGAAGCCGGAAAAGATGGTGGATGGTTATTAAAAAAAGTAGTGCAGAAAGATAAAAGAAAATTTGAAACAAAAGAAGAAGATAGGATTAGAAAGTATCGGTGGATACAATAAAAAAGCCTCAATACCGATTCAACCTGATGTTAACTTATGGCTTGCTTAGAGAAGATAAGTCTAATCTACCGATTATCTATTTATCCGATTGGTTGTTTTTGATAGAAGCAAAGAGTGTGGCAGGTTGGATGAGAAAATTGGTATGAAATATTGGATGTAACTGCCACAGGGTGGAAAATTAAAACGAAGAAAAGAAATATTGACTTTGTATTTACTATACGCCGATGATTCAGGAGTAACTTCAGACCCAGATGTAAAATACAGTGTTTTGGCAGGTTTTGCAACTTTTGAAAATCAAACATATTGGATTCAGAAAGCTGTAGATGATATTATGCTAAAATATATAGGCAGGGCAGATTTAGAATTACATGTAAGTCCTATAAGAAGCGGAAGAGGTATATGGAGAAGTTTTCCAAAAGAAAATAGGGGATTGGAACGCAGCTCCCATCGCTAACCCTACAGTCTTGTTTCCGTATCCCACAGGATAATTGCTTTTACCACAGACTCTTCCGCAGCAATCATACTGTCTTTTGCTTTTCCAGTTAAAAGCTGCATAACGGCTGTTTTTTCTTCCGGGCTATAATCAATTCCTTGTATATAATCTTCAATAGTATGAGTTGTACTGCGGACTTGCTTATCAAACACAACTTCGGGGCAGTAGCCCATAAGCCAGAGTATATTCCACACACCGTAGACATAGTTTTTATCGTTATGCGGTAACCTAAATAATTTCCGCCCAAGGAGCTGCTCTATCTCTTCTTGAACGGAATCTTTTTCATACACAGTCCGCTCCAGCATGCAGTATTTTTTTGAAATCATATTCATCCGCTGTATATGTTCGATGGAGGCGATAGCAGGCGTCATACAGGCGAATACAAAATCGAATTCATTTTCTGTGTTAAAGGTTTCCATCCAGTTTCCATGAATCAGCTTTGCTTGCGGGATATGCTGCAATTTTTCTTGCGCATACGCAAGCATCTTTGAAGAAATATCGATACCGGTAAGGTGCGGAGTATATGCCGCAAATTCAAGTAAATGCCTTCCTGTTCCGCACCCGATATCCAGAATGCGAGTATCCGCTTTGAGCAGTTGTCGGTCTTTTATGAGCCGGAATACAAAACCATTGGCAAACTGTTTTGGTTTTTTTTCGGTGCGTTCATAAAAGTCTTGACTTTTATTATCCCACATCTGTTCGGCACGGGCTTCGTTTTGGTCTTTGTGAATATACTGTTCAAAATCATACATCGTTAGTTCCATAATTATAAATTACACCTTCCTTTCATTAAATTTTTGTAAAAACACCTCAAAATTATGTTTGCGGATTTCTATATCTTCCTTCCATTCATGTAAATCATCTTTTCCGCTTTGCGTAATCGCATATTTTTTCCGGGCAGCTCCTTCCGGCGGCAATTCCCATTCCATCGTTACCAAGCCTTCTTTTTCCAAACTGCTCAGACAGCGGTACACTGTTGACATATCGATTGTAAAGCCGGGAAAATCTTGCAGTAGGATTGAGTGTATATCCCGCGGATTAAGCGGCTGTTTTGCAAGAATAACTAAGATAAATGCCGTCAAATGTTTAAACTTCGATTTTTCATTGATATTCATTCCTCTGCGTTCCCCTTATAGCGGTTTTACCATCAAACTCAGCAATATACCTCCTCATGATAATCCGCATTATCATTTTTTATAGTGATATCTGAACGAAATAAATACCAGTTGCTTTTCATCCGCCTGATACACTATTCGATGTTCCTGATTGATTCTTCTCGACCAGTATCCCGATAAAGCATGTTTGAGCGGTTCAGGTTTTCCTTTTCCTGTAAACGGCGTTCGTTCTATTTCTTTTATCAGATCGTTTATTTTTTCCAAAATTTTTTTATCGGTATTAAACCAATAGATATAGTCATTCCATGCTTCATCTGTAAAAAGCTTATTCATTTTCTAAAAGCTCATGGCTGTGCAAATTGCCGTTTCTATGCTGTTCAATCGACTTTTTTAGGTGTTCGGCGTTTGCTTCGTTGCGCAGCAGATAATCGGTTTCAACCAGACTGTTGTATTCATGTACCGATAATAGTACAAGATTTTCAGAATTTTTCCGTGCAATCATTAACGGTTCATAATCATAATACACTTTGTCCATATATGTTTTTAAGTTTCGCCGTAAATCGGAATACGTAATAACATCCATAAGTAATGTCTCCTTTATAAGTACAACATATTGTACTTATGGTAAAAAGTCAATTCTCTTTACCAAACACTTTCGTTATGCGGCCTTCTTCCACAATGCGTCCGGCATCCATACGGTACACATAGTCGGCGACTTTTTTTACAAGATCGATGTCGTGTGTAACCAGCAGCATCGAAAAGCCCAGCTCGTATTGCAGCTGTTTTAAAAGCCGCATGATATTCACCTTGGATGAATCGTCGAGCATAGCGTTTATTTCATCTGCAAGCAGCAAGACCGGCTGCATCGAAAGCGCCCGTGCAATCGCCGTTTTTTGCCGCTGTCCGCCGGATAGTTCCCGCGCTTTTTTATTCAGCATTGCAGCATCGGCGGGAAGACCGCATAGCTTTGCATACTTCACCGCTGTTTCCGTAAAGGCAGCGGCTCCTTTATGATAGCGGATGACGGAGGGTTCGGCAATAATTTCCTGTACGGTGAGCGCAGTGTTCATTGAAGAAAAGGCATCCTGTTCTACAATTTGCAGGACATGTTCCCGTGCAAGCAAATCGTTTTTTTCTATTGCTGTGCCGTTAAACACGATGGAACCTGCATCTTTGTTCAAAAGCCCTGCAATGATATGCAGTACGGTCGTTTTCCCCGAACCCGACTTTCCGAGGAGCGCAACAATTTCTCCATGCCGCACCCGCAGAGAGCAGTCTTTGACGGCGACTGTTTTTTCTTTCCCCGTATCAAACGTCTTTGAAATATTCCGGACGCTTAAAATGGTTTGTATGCCGTTTTTTGCACACGTGCATCCTTCGCTGCATTCCGGCGGTAGATACGGCGTATACGATAAACACTCGCTGCTTTTTTGTGTACACCGCTCATAAAACGGACAGCTTTGGCGTTCATCCGCTTCTTTAATGCCCCACAAATCCTTCCATGGATTTAGATAGGTACTTGATTGCAGCAGCGCAGCGGTGTACGGGTGCTTTGCCTCTTCCAAGATGTTTTTCGTTTTACCTTTTTCGATAATATATCCGTGCAGCAGCACCATCAGATTATCAGTAAGGGTTTCAATCACTTCAAGATCATGGGAAACAATCAGCATCGCCGTACCGTATTCACGGTGAATCTTTTGTAAAAGCTGCAATATCTGTTGCTTTGATGCGGGATCCAACGCGGTTGTCGGCTCGTCGATTAACAGGAGCGGCGGATGCAGGCAAATTGCCATTGCGATAAACACCCGCTGCCGCAGACCTCCCGAAAGTTCATGCGGATACCGGCCTTTTACACTCGGTTCCAGTCCGACGGAATGGAGCACTACAGCAAGTTCTTGTTCCAGCAGCGTAGTATCGGTTATTTCTTTGCGCAGAACTTCGGCAATTTGCTCTCCCACGATCAGCGCAGGATTGAGCCGCTCATCCTGATTTTGAAAGACCAAACCGATTTCCTTAAAGCGGAGATTCTTCCATTCGGCTTTTCCGGCACTTTGTATTTCTCTGCCGTTGTAGATGATCTTGCCGGTTACTTCAGCCGCACTACCGGCATTGACAGCTCCGCCGCCGCGCTTTTCCTGCAGTAAGCCCATAATAGCTGAAAGCAATGTGCTTTTCCCGCCGCCGGACTCCCCGATAATGCCGCAAAGTTCTCCCCGCTTTAACGAAAAGCTCACGTTCCGTATGCCGGTTTCGGTTCTATCAGTATCAGCGGCTGCGGTGTTCTGAGTCTCTGTCTTACGGGTATCACCGGCTGTGGTAGTCTGAACCTCTGTCTTACCGGCATCACCTGCTGCGGTAGCCTGAAGCTCTGTCTTATCGGCATCACCGATTGCAGCCGTTTGTGTCTCCGCCTTGCCTGTATTGCCGGCAGCGTTCGGTTCGTGCGTTTTCCGTTTTGAATCTGCGCTGCGGTATCTTACCGTGAGGTTTTCAACCCTGAGTATTTCGTCCGGTATCATGAGCGGGTACGCCCTCCAATACGCAGCTCCATCCATCTGCCGATTGCAGCAACGGAAAGCACGGTACAGACCATAACGGTAGTGGGGAATACGAGCCACCACTTCCAAAAATCCGTGAGGTAAATAGTAGGGAAATCCATTGCGCGGGTAATAGTCATGCCCCAGCTTTTTGACAGCGGATCACCAAGCCCCAAATACGCTAAAGAGGCTTCCGCCAGAATTGCTTTGTTCATAATCTTAATCACGCTCACCAATATAATAGAAAAAAGCGGCTTCCAAAGATGCCACGCAAAGATATGCCAAAAATGTGCGCCGTAGGCTTTTGAAAGCCGGATATAATTTTCCGTTTTTATTTTCAGCACTTCGCTTCTGACAATTTTCGCAGGCATTATCCACGATACAAGAGAAATAGCAAAGATGATATTCGCTAAGCCCGGCCCTAAAAAAACGCCGAGCACCACCATGAGCAGCAGATCGGGAATACCGATAAAAAAATCGATGATACTCACGATCAATGTGTCGATAATACCGCCTGCATAGCCTGCAAGCATTCCGATAATACTACCGCCGATTGCTGCAACCACGGCGCTTCCAACCGATAAGAGCAGACTGCTTTTTGCTCCATAACAAACCGATGCAAAAAGATCGATACCGAGATCATCCGTACCGAACCAATGCTCCTGCGACGGCGGACTGAGCGCTTGTCCGCTGGGTACGGTGCCCGATTTCAAAAATGAGAAATGAGGTAAGCAGGCAGCACACACAACGGCGCATAAAAAAAGACAGGGCACATACGGCAGTGTATTTCGAGGCTTACTCACGCTGCGCTCCTGTCAGTCCGCCGGTACACTGCTTCTCCCAATGCACTGATGCACAAGATAAACACGGTAACAACAAAGAAAATGCCTTGCAGCAACAGATAGTCACGATAAAAGACAGCATCCCTAATCAGTTTGCCGATACCGGGATACTTAAAGACATTTTCTACAATGAGCGCTCCGTTAAACAGCGTTTGCAGGCTGAGTAAAAAACGGGTGATAATCGGATTTGATGCATTTGGTAGGCAGTGCTTTACCGCAATGGTGAAAGCGCCTAATGATTTTGCCTGCGCGGTTTCTACATATTTTTTTTGCAGCTGCCGCAGCATCGCGCTCCGTGTTACAAAATAAAAATCCGGTGTTTTGAGCAAGGATAAGGTCAGCGCAGGCAGCACGGCGTGTTTGATAATATCAATGATCACAGGCAGGGTAAACTCAAGCGGTAAAAACGGTGTTATACCGCCCGATGTCGGCAAAACCCTCCAGTGGATAATAAAAAACATCAGAATAACATTCGCCGTTAAAAACGACGGAATTTCCGAAAGTCCCGTCATCGTATGATACAAAAAACCGTCAAGCCGTTTGCCTGCACACCATGCGCTCATTATTCCAAAGCACAGCCCAAGCATCAAACTAATCAGCAGAGAAGCGCAGACAATTCCCGCCGTCCACACCAGCCGTTTAAAGATAAGGCTCACTACCGTATCTTTAAAGTAAATGCTGTAACCTAAATTGCCGAAAGCAATACCCGCCACGTAATGCAGATACTGCTTCCATAGCGGTTTATCCAGCCCGTAATACGCTTTGTACTTATCGATTTCTTCCTCGCTGTAGCTTGCGACCTCCGTTCCGTCTGAGGAGATGAACACAAAGGGGTCTGTACGCATCAAGCGGGGAAGAAAAAAATGAGCGGTAATCAAAGCAAAGAATAAAACAATATATTTTATCCTCATGGAAAATCCTCAAGTACCGCGCTGCGCCGACGGCATTACCGCTCTATATACGATAACTTGGGGTGATCCAATTTTGCATGATCATACCGCACCGTCCACCGGTCGTACTTCGCCGGGCGGTACACCGTATTATCGATTTTACCATAGAGCAGCAGCATCGGAATTTCGTCCGCAAGAATTTCCTGCACATCATAGATCAGCTGTTTCCGTGTTTCCGCATTCCGTTCTATCGACTGCCGATACAAAAGATCATCCAGCTGGGCATTGGCATATCCGGCAAGGTGCGGCTTTTTCATCTTGGATGAATAAATTTCGCGCAGCATATCCGCATCGCCGCCCATACCGCCCGATTCCACAATCGCAGTCTGATAGGTCTTATCCCGGATCATGCCGTCCCGCGCTTTAGAGTCGACACTGACAACATCCAGCGTAATCCCGATATCCGCCAATCTGATTTTAATCAGCTCCGCCATCTTTACCTCTTTGGGTGAACTGCCCACGGTCAACTGCGCTGAAATCTTTTTACCCTTCATCAGCTCCTTTGCCTTTTCAGGGTTGAACTCGTACTGAGGAAGATTAGGATTGTACATCGGATGCGCGGGGTGCAGATAGCCTTGGCTGCCTTCCAGTCCCGAACCGCGTTCAAGTTTTTCAATAAGCTCATGCCGGTCTATGGCATACGCGATTGCCTGACGGACTTCTTTTTCGCGGAAGGCAGGAACTTTATCAAAATTAAAATAGAAACGGAAATCATGTAAACCGAAATTTTTCACGATTTTAAATTCGCTGTTGTTTTCGTAATTTTTTACAAGGTCGGCAGGCAAGTTGGTAATGTCAATTTCGCCGTTGTTAAATGCCAAAATAGGATCACTGACAGGAATCCATTCTATTGCGGAAACCGCAGGCTTTAATCCCCAAAATTTGTCAAACCGTACCATTTTGTACGCGCCCTGTTCGCTCTGATAGGAAGCTAATTTATACGGCCCCGATCCGACAACATCGCCTTCGCCGGAAAATTTTGCAGGGTCTTCGACTTTTTCCCAGACGTGCTTGGGGATGATGCGCATACTGCCGATTTTTTCCAACGCGGTCGGCGTATATTCCGGTATGTGAATGGTAACCGTATTGCCGTTGACGGTAACGGAATCCATCAGATACTTGCCGTGCAGCATCAGACCTCCGCGCATCGGCGGGTGTGCTTCAAAATACTTGACCGTAAACGCAACGTCTTCCGCCGTCAGCGGCTTTCCGTCATGCCACGTTACATTATCGACAAGTGTAAACGTATAGGTTTGCCCGTCTTCGCTCACCGTCCATTCCTTTGCGAGCCACGGAATCAGCCCTTTTTTCATCCTTTTCCAAAAGCGAATCGTAAATCAATTCCATCTTGAAAAAACCCGGCCCGCGGTTTTGGTGCCGGAACGGGTTCGGATAGCCGAAGTCTCCGCCTGCTTCCCGCAGCACAATCTCTGCATCTTGTTTTGCAGCCGGCTTCTGCATAGTTTGCATATCTGCATTTTTTGTCCTTGCTGCACGAAACCGCCAGCACCGCACATAATGCACACATACCGAGCGTATTGAGTACACTGAACTTTTTATTCATCGTAACGCCTCCAAATATTCAGTAAGTTAATAATAGCTAACTTCGTCGCGCATATTAGTGCATTACGCACTATAGTGTCAAGTATTTTAAATATGTCTTTCAATGTTCTGCTTCATTTTTAGTATCTATTTTAATGTCGTTTTTATCTGGGGGGTGTGCAGGGCAACCGCATTAAAAATATTTTTAGCGGTTGCCTTCCTTCTGTGCGAAATTTTGTTTAAAATTTCGCACATTTTTTCTAGCGGACGGGTAAACGCATTAGGTAGAGTAGATAAAAACCGCGGAAAAATTGAGACTGTGAGACCATTTGAACCGCGAAGAGGTTCAACTCTGGTCGAATAGTCTCAATTTTTCCGCGGGGGTGTTAAACAACCGACCTGATGTGTTTACCCTGACTCCTTGGTGCAAAGCTCACTGTAAATGCTTTTCCCAATCGCGCCAGCTCACATAGGAAGTACCGTTGATGTCCATACTCATATCGGATAAATAAAACACCGCATTTTTTGCCGTTTCATCATTCAGCAGCTGCAAATATTTTTTTGTGCTGCGCGACAGCTTTGCATCCGGGGCATTGGAGCTTTTTATCTCAATCGCAAAAGTGCGGTTCCAATCCGCAATCGTATCTACCTCCAAGCCCTTGCTGTCCCTAAAAAAGGTTAGATTCGCTTTTTTGCCCTGATTCATGCGATATTTCAGTAATTCCGAAACGGCAAAGGTCTCAACCGCTGCTCCCTTGTATCTACTCAAGAGTAAATCCTCTTTTGTTTCCAGCCGCAAAAGATGACACATCAGCCCGGAATCAACAAAATAGAGCTTCGGTGTTTTTACGATACTTCTTCCAAGATTATTGGTGTTCGGTTCAAGGAAGTGGATAATAAACGAAGCCTCTAAAATAGAAAGCCAGCTCTTGACCGTCGGTGCGGAAATGCCGGTATCCCTCGCAATGCTATCCATAGAAAGCAGCTGCCCGCTCTGCACCGCGCAGATTTGAACAAACTTCTTAAACAGAGAAATATTGCCGGAATTGATCTGATCCCGTATATCCAAGTCCAAGTAGGTATCGATATAATTTTCATACCAATCCTCCGGAATAAAGTGCCGGTCAGTATCATAGAGGGGCGGATATTGCCCCGAAAAAATCAGCGTATACGGATTGTCCGGCAGCACACCGCCCGTCTGTAACTCGTGAATAGAAAACGGCAGCAGCTTCAAAAACGCCGCCCGCCCCGCCAAACTGTCCGTCATATTTGCTTTTAACCGGAGCTGACTGGAACCCGTTACGATAAACGTTCCCGGAGCACTGTGTTCCCGATCCACATGCAATTTTATCGCATCAAAGATTTCCGGCACTTTCTGCGCCTCATCAATCACCGCACCATCGGGAAACGCCATAATAAAGTCATTCGGATTCGACGCTGCAAGATCCCGCATTGTTCGGTCATCAAACGTCACATATTTTTTATCAGGGAAAACCGCTTTTGCCAGTGTTGATTTCCCGCTCTGCCGCGGCCCGGTTATCCCAATCACCGGAAACTGAGAAGCCAATCGTCGCAACGCCTCTTCCGCTGTCCTTTTAACCATATCGCCGCTCCTTTTTTAATCCGATTACAAGTAGACCTGTTTACCCCTTCTGTTGCTGAAGAGGTCTAGCATTGGTGGTGATAATCCAAAGTATACTATGGGAGAATCCTAAAGTCAATATTGGGAATAATCCAAAGTTTTATATGGTGATAATCTAAAGTTTTGACGGGTTGTAATCTAAAGTTTTATGCAGTGATAATCTAAGGTCTTGTCTTTATATGGTGGTTCCCCTCACTCCGTTCGAGTC from Treponema vincentii harbors:
- a CDS encoding ABC transporter substrate-binding protein, which encodes MKKGLIPWLAKEWTVSEDGQTYTFTLVDNVTWHDGKPLTAEDVAFTVKYFEAHPPMRGGLMLHGKYLMDSVTVNGNTVTIHIPEYTPTALEKIGSMRIIPKHVWEKVEDPAKFSGEGDVVGSGPYKLASYQSEQGAYKMVRFDKFWGLKPAVSAIEWIPVSDPILAFNNGEIDITNLPADLVKNYENNSEFKIVKNFGLHDFRFYFNFDKVPAFREKEVRQAIAYAIDRHELIEKLERGSGLEGSQGYLHPAHPMYNPNLPQYEFNPEKAKELMKGKKISAQLTVGSSPKEVKMAELIKIRLADIGITLDVVSVDSKARDGMIRDKTYQTAIVESGGMGGDADMLREIYSSKMKKPHLAGYANAQLDDLLYRQSIERNAETRKQLIYDVQEILADEIPMLLLYGKIDNTVYRPAKYDRWTVRYDHAKLDHPKLSYIER
- a CDS encoding PadR family transcriptional regulator produces the protein MNINEKSKFKHLTAFILVILAKQPLNPRDIHSILLQDFPGFTIDMSTVYRCLSSLEKEGLVTMEWELPPEGAARKKYAITQSGKDDLHEWKEDIEIRKHNFEVFLQKFNERKV
- a CDS encoding ABC transporter permease: MRIKYIVLFFALITAHFFLPRLMRTDPFVFISSDGTEVASYSEEEIDKYKAYYGLDKPLWKQYLHYVAGIAFGNLGYSIYFKDTVVSLIFKRLVWTAGIVCASLLISLMLGLCFGIMSAWCAGKRLDGFLYHTMTGLSEIPSFLTANVILMFFIIHWRVLPTSGGITPFLPLEFTLPVIIDIIKHAVLPALTLSLLKTPDFYFVTRSAMLRQLQKKYVETAQAKSLGAFTIAVKHCLPNASNPIITRFLLSLQTLFNGALIVENVFKYPGIGKLIRDAVFYRDYLLLQGIFFVVTVFILCISALGEAVYRRTDRSAA
- a CDS encoding DUF3800 domain-containing protein, with the translated sequence MTLYLLYADDSGVTSDPDVKYSVLAGFATFENQTYWIQKAVDDIMLKYIGRADLELHVSPIRSGRGIWRSFPKENRGLERSSHR
- a CDS encoding type II toxin-antitoxin system Phd/YefM family antitoxin, whose amino-acid sequence is MDVITYSDLRRNLKTYMDKVYYDYEPLMIARKNSENLVLLSVHEYNSLVETDYLLRNEANAEHLKKSIEQHRNGNLHSHELLENE
- a CDS encoding ABC transporter permease, which translates into the protein MSKPRNTLPYVPCLFLCAVVCAACLPHFSFLKSGTVPSGQALSPPSQEHWFGTDDLGIDLFASVCYGAKSSLLLSVGSAVVAAIGGSIIGMLAGYAGGIIDTLIVSIIDFFIGIPDLLLMVVLGVFLGPGLANIIFAISLVSWIMPAKIVRSEVLKIKTENYIRLSKAYGAHFWHIFAWHLWKPLFSIILVSVIKIMNKAILAEASLAYLGLGDPLSKSWGMTITRAMDFPTIYLTDFWKWWLVFPTTVMVCTVLSVAAIGRWMELRIGGRTRS
- a CDS encoding Txe/YoeB family addiction module toxin, whose amino-acid sequence is MNKLFTDEAWNDYIYWFNTDKKILEKINDLIKEIERTPFTGKGKPEPLKHALSGYWSRRINQEHRIVYQADEKQLVFISFRYHYKK
- a CDS encoding class I SAM-dependent methyltransferase, translating into MELTMYDFEQYIHKDQNEARAEQMWDNKSQDFYERTEKKPKQFANGFVFRLIKDRQLLKADTRILDIGCGTGRHLLEFAAYTPHLTGIDISSKMLAYAQEKLQHIPQAKLIHGNWMETFNTENEFDFVFACMTPAIASIEHIQRMNMISKKYCMLERTVYEKDSVQEEIEQLLGRKLFRLPHNDKNYVYGVWNILWLMGYCPEVVFDKQVRSTTHTIEDYIQGIDYSPEEKTAVMQLLTGKAKDSMIAAEESVVKAIILWDTETRL
- a CDS encoding ABC transporter ATP-binding protein — encoded protein: MIPDEILRVENLTVRYRSADSKRKTHEPNAAGNTGKAETQTAAIGDADKTELQATAAGDAGKTEVQTTTAGDTRKTETQNTAAADTDRTETGIRNVSFSLKRGELCGIIGESGGGKSTLLSAIMGLLQEKRGGGAVNAGSAAEVTGKIIYNGREIQSAGKAEWKNLRFKEIGLVFQNQDERLNPALIVGEQIAEVLRKEITDTTLLEQELAVVLHSVGLEPSVKGRYPHELSGGLRQRVFIAMAICLHPPLLLIDEPTTALDPASKQQILQLLQKIHREYGTAMLIVSHDLEVIETLTDNLMVLLHGYIIEKGKTKNILEEAKHPYTAALLQSSTYLNPWKDLWGIKEADERQSCPFYERCTQKSSECLSYTPYLPPECSEGCTCAKNGIQTILSVRNISKTFDTGKEKTVAVKDCSLRVRHGEIVALLGKSGSGKTTVLHIIAGLLNKDAGSIVFNGTAIEKNDLLAREHVLQIVEQDAFSSMNTALTVQEIIAEPSVIRYHKGAAAFTETAVKYAKLCGLPADAAMLNKKARELSGGQRQKTAIARALSMQPVLLLADEINAMLDDSSKVNIMRLLKQLQYELGFSMLLVTHDIDLVKKVADYVYRMDAGRIVEEGRITKVFGKEN
- a CDS encoding ATP-binding protein, which encodes MVKRTAEEALRRLASQFPVIGITGPRQSGKSTLAKAVFPDKKYVTFDDRTMRDLAASNPNDFIMAFPDGAVIDEAQKVPEIFDAIKLHVDREHSAPGTFIVTGSSQLRLKANMTDSLAGRAAFLKLLPFSIHELQTGGVLPDNPYTLIFSGQYPPLYDTDRHFIPEDWYENYIDTYLDLDIRDQINSGNISLFKKFVQICAVQSGQLLSMDSIARDTGISAPTVKSWLSILEASFIIHFLEPNTNNLGRSIVKTPKLYFVDSGLMCHLLRLETKEDLLLSRYKGAAVETFAVSELLKYRMNQGKKANLTFFRDSKGLEVDTIADWNRTFAIEIKSSNAPDAKLSRSTKKYLQLLNDETAKNAVFYLSDMSMDINGTSYVSWRDWEKHLQ